The genomic interval TGCCGCGCGCGGAGGAGCTACTGCGTGAGGCGCTCGCGCGGTACGAGGAGATCGGCGAGCTCAACAGCAATGTGCTGATGGGGCAGGTCGAGCTGGCGATGGCGATGGCGTTCAGCGGCGACCTGGAGCAGGCCGTCGCGATCTGCGAGGAGGTCAAAGAGGTCTGCGAGGACCACGGTGAGCGCTGGGCACTCGCGTACGCGCTGTACGTCCTGGCCTATGCGGCATGGACGCACGAGCGGACCGACCGGGCCCGGGAGCTGCTCGAAGAGTGCCTCGCCATCGACCACGCCTTCCACGATCTGCTGGGCGCGGTGCTCGCACTGGAGCTGCTGGCTCTGGTCACGCTGGACCAGGGCGATCCGGCGGAGGCGGCCGTGCTGCAGGGGGCGGCCGAGCGGATTTGGCCGTCGGTGGGGCTGCCGCTGCTCGGTTCGGCGTACTACAACGCTCCGCACGCGCTGTGCGAGAAGCGGGCGCGCGAGCGCCTCGGCGACGGCCCGTACGAAAAGCTCCGGCGCGAGGGGGCTCGGCTGGGCCTGGACGCGGCGGTGCGGAGGGCCCTCGAAGGGCCGCCGACTCCGGCGGATCCTGCCCCGCCCCGGTCGCACACCGTGCGTTCCCCCCCCCCATTACCTTCTTGATCAGCCCCGCAATGGGGTTCCCGGCCTCCGGGACGGCATGACTGCTCCCCCCTGTAGTTCGCATGATCTGGGGGGTGGTGTCACCGCTCCCGGAGGCACTGGTAGACCGCTGATGAGGGGCATGACCACCGACTCCTCCGGGAGGTAGGGAGGTTCTTCGTAATGTGGATGCCGGCAGCTGGTGCCGCAGGTGAGGCCGGGACCGTACGACCGGAGAGAGCCTGTGATCGACACCAGTGACATCGGCGCCTTCCTCGGCTTGGACGTCGGCAAAGGCGAACACCACGCCACCGCCCTGACTCCGGCCGGGAAGAAAGCCTTCGACAAGCGGCTGCCCAACAGCGAGCCCAAGCTCCGCGAGGTCTTCGCCAAACTGATCGCGAAGCACGGCACCGTGCTCGTGGTCGTCGACCAGCCCGCCTCTATCGGCGCCCTGCCACTGGCAGTCGCCCGGGACGCGGGCTGCCAGGTCGCCTATCTTCCCGGGCTCACGATGCGGCGGATCGCCGACCTCTACCCGGGCGAGGCCAAAACCGACGCCCGCGACGCGTTCATCATCGCGGATGCGGCCCGGGCGATGCCCCACACGCTGCGGTCCATCGAGCTCGCAGACGAGACGGTCGCCGAGCTGGAGATGATCGTGGGATTCGACGACGACCTCGCAGGTGAGGTCACCCGGGTCGCGAACCGGCTCCGCGGGCTGCTGACTCAGATCCACCCGCACCTGGAGCGAGTTGTCGGCCCGCGGATCCAGCACCCGGCCGTCCTGATGCTGCTGGAACGCTTCGGGTCCCCGGCCCAGATCCGCAAGGCCGGACGCCGACGGCTCGTGAACCTGATACGTCCCAAGGCCCCACGGATGGCCGAACGCCTGGTCGAGGACGTCTTCACCGCCCTGGACGAGCAGACCGTGGTCGTCCCCGGCACCGACGCCGCCGCACTGATCGTCCCGAGCCTGGCCGGCTCGCTCACCGCCGTGCTCGACCAGCGCAAACTCCTCGCCACCAGGATCGAGGAACTGCTGGCCAACCACCCTCTTTCAAAGGTCCTGACGTCCATGCCGGGGATCGGCGTCAGGACCGGAGCAAGGATCCTCATCGACGTCGGTGACGGCAGCAGCTTCCCGTCCGCCGCCCACCTCGCCTCCTACGCCGGCCTCGCCCCGGCCACCCGCAGCTCCGGCTCCTCCATCCGCGGCGAACAACCCTCCCGGCGAGGCAACAAACAGCTCAAGAGAGCTTTCTTCCTCTCCGCGTTCGCCGCCCTGGCCGATCCGGCCTCCCGCACCTACTACGACAAGAAGATCAAGCAAGGCAAGCACCACACCCAGGCCATCCTCTGCCTCGCCCGCCGCCGAGCCGACGTCCTCTTCGCCATGCTCCGAGACGGCACCTTCTATGAAACACGATCAGCCAAGGCGACTTGAGCCAACAGCCATTGCTCGTCAGCCGCTCAGGACTGGGCCAGACCAACCGCGAAGCTCACTATCGAAACAGCGGCGAGAACACCACAGGTGACCCTGACGGTCGCAGGCGTCAGGAGCCGACTGCCCCCCACCGTGTTCGCCGCGAAGCCGTGAATCCGCCACGCAACATCGCGGTAGTTAAACGCCACCATCAAAGTGGCGGCCCCAAAGACCAGATCCCGCCCAAGCTCAGCCCACGCACTCATCAGTTCTCCCCCAGAGACAGCCGATGCCCAGTATGCAGAGCCCGGGCTCCCACCAGACCGCGATCACCAGCCTGAGGCTGCCCGGGCCGCTTGACGAAACCCATAGGGGCACCCCCCCCGCAACGGGGACACGCAAACGCGCGAGCCCGCCGCCTCCCGTTCCGTACGGAACGCGGAGACGACGGGCTGAGGCACTTGCCCGACTACGGCCGCTGGATCAGCGGGCGTAGTACTCGACGACGAGCTGCTCGTCGCAGATGACCGGGATTTCCTTGCGGTTCGGGTCGCGGTCCAGGCGGAAGGCCAGGGCCTTCAGGTTCACCTGGAGGTAGCGCGGCGTCTCACCCTCGGTGTCGTAGCCACCCTCGCGAGCGACCTGGAAGGGGTGCTTCTCGCGGCTGCGCTCGCGGACCATCACGACGTCGTCGGGACGGACACGGAACGACGGCTTGTCGACCTTGCCACCGTTGACCTCGATGTGGCCGTGAACGACCATCTGACGGGCCTGGTAGATCGTGCGGGCGATGCCCGAACGCAGGATGAGCGCGTCGAGGCGGCGCTCAAGCTCGATGACCAGGGCCTCGCCGGTCTTGCCTTCGGCCTTCTTGGCGCGGTCGTAGGCGCGGGCCATCTGCTTCTCGCTGATGTCGTACTGCGCGCGCAGACGCTGCTTCTCGAGCAGACGGACCTTGTAGTCCGAGTTCTGCTTGCGCCCACGGCCGTGCTCGCCCGGCGGGTACGGACGGGCCTCGAAGTACTTGACAGCCTTCGGCGTCAGCGCAATACCGAGCGCACGGGACTTCTTGACCTTGGGACGCGACTGGTTAGGCACGTTCTCCAGACCTCCGTTGTAGGTTAGGTTAGGCTCACCTTACTCAAGGAGATCGCATGTCTCGCCCGGGGAACACCACGCACCTCACGGACAACACGAAGAAGGCCGACAGCGAAAGTGTCGACGCGACGGAGGTCCGATCAGATCGTGGTCAGCCGCGTCCCAGCGGACTTGAAATCGCGCGGATGCCGTCAGCAGCCGAGCGCACACGAACTCTCGTACAGAGTACCTGCTCCGCGGTGGTGCTTCTGCCGGGTCCTGCCGTGGCCCGTCCCGAGCAGCTGGTTCCCGAGGAGCGGAGCGTCGGCCCCGACGGCGAAGTGTTCCTGCTCTTCCCCGCGGATTCACCGGTCGTACGCGCCGCCACGCACGCCCAGGACGACGAGCTGGCCGTGACGCTGGAGATCACGGATGTCGCGCCGGTCTCGGTCCCCAACCGTATCCGGGGCCGCGCCTGGGTCTCCGGCTGGCTCACCTGCGTACGCGGGGTGGCCGAGCCCGGGCGCATGCTGGTGCGGCTGGAGGTCGGCGAGGCCAGTGTGGACGATCTGTGGGGCACCGGATCGGTCGAGCCGGAGGAATTCGCGACGGCGGCCGCGGACCCGATCGCGGAGCACGAGGCCGAGCTGCTCCAGCATCTGCACTCGGCGCACGGCGACCAGGTGCGGCAGTTGTGCGGGCTTGTGGGAGAACGGGCCGAGTCCGGCAACGGCGATGGGGCCACCGAGTACAGCACGGTGCCCGTGGCGCTGGACCGGTTCGGGCTTCGGGTGCGCTTCAGCAGCTCCGACAGGCACGGTTTCGACGGGCACAGTTTCGACGCACGGTTCGACTTCCGCGAACCGGTGCGCGACATCATCGGGCTGCGCCGTGCCATGCACCAGCTCTTCGAGGCCGCCGCCCACTGACGCCGGCGGCTGACACGGTGGGTCAGGGGCGTGCGTCCGACGGGCCGTCTCCGCGCAGCCTGCCGCGCACCTTGTCCACGACGTCGGCGTAGCGGGCTTCCGCTCCGTAGCGCGTGGGCTCGTAGTAGGTCTTGCCGTGCACGGCGTCCGGGGCGTACTGCTGCGCGGCGATCGCGCCCGGCACGTCGTGCGGATACACATAGCCCTGCGCATGGCCGAGCTTGGCCGCGCCCTTGTAGTGCCCGTCGCGAAGATGCGGCGGGACGGGGCCCGCCAGTCCCTTCCTTACGTCCTCCTGGGCGGCGAAGATCGCATTCGTCGCGGCGTTGGACTTGGGCGCGAGGGCCAGCGCGATGGTGGCGTGGCTGAGGGTGAGCGCGGCCTCCGGGAAGCCGATCATGGCCACGGCCTGGGCCGCCGCCACAGCCGTCGGCAGCACGGTCGGGTCGGCCAGGCCGATGTCCTCGCTGGCCGAGATCATCAGCCGCCGGGCGATGAACCGGGGGTCCTCGCCCGCTTCGATCATTCGGGCCAGGTAGTGCAGTGCGGCGTCCACGTCGGAGCCGCGGATGGACTTGATGAGGGCGCTCGCCACGTCGTAGTGCTGGTCGCCGTCGCGGTCGTACTTCACCGCCGCGCGGTCGACGGTCTCCTCGACCGTTTCGAGCGTGACTTCCTTGTCGCCCTTGGCCATGGCCGCCCCCGCGGCCGCCTCCAGAGCGGTGAGCGCGCGCCGGGCGTCGCCGCCCGAGATCCGCAGCAGATGCGCCTCGGCGTCGTCGGCCAGCGTGACCGCGCCGCCGAGACCGCGCTCTTCGGTGAGCGCCCGGTGCACCAGGGAGCGCAGATCGTCGTCGGTCAGCGATTCCAGCGTGAGCAGCAGGGAGCGGGAGAGCAGTGGGGAGATGATCGAGAAGTACGGATTCTCGGTCGTCGCGGCGATGAGAGTGACCCAGCGGTTCTCGACAGCGGGCAACAGGGAGTCCTGCTGGGCCTTGCTGAAGCGGTGGATCTCGTCGAGGAAGAGGACGGTCTCCTTGCCGAAGCCGCCCGATGCGCGGCGGGCGCCGTCGATGACGGCCCGCACTTCCTTGACGCCGGCGGTGATCGCGGAAAGCTCCACGAAGCGCTTCTGCGTGGCCTGGCTGACGACATACGCCAGAGTCGTCTTGCCGATCCCGGGCGGGCCCCAGAGCAGCACCGACGACGGGCCCGCGGGACCGCCGCTGCCCTCACCGACCAGTCGGCGCAGCGGCGCTCCCGGCTTCAGCAGGTGCTGCTGGCCGACGACTTCGTCGAGGGTGCGCGGACGCATCCGGACGGCCAGGGGGCTGCTGGACGGATCCTTCAGCTGGCGGTCTTCTGCGGCTGCGGTGAACAGGTCTGGCTCCACGCATGAAGCCTATGTCAGCCCACTGACAACGCCGACGGCTCAGCTCTGGCCGGTCCAGAAGTCCCACCAGCGGGTCAGGATCAGCATGCCGATGATCCCGATCCACAGCACCGGCGGCACCCAGTGGAATTCCACCAGTGCGCTGCGCAGGCCCTCGGGGGCCCGGATGATGCGGTGCTTGATGTTGTGCGTGGTGACGTAGCAGAACATCACGATGGTGGCGACCCAGGCCAGGCAGCACCACAGGCACAGCGAGCCGATGTTGTACAGCGACTGGTACTGGAGCCAGGTGCAGAAGCCGACGCCGAAGAGCGTGCCCGCGTTCAGGCCGAGCCAGAACCAGCGGCGGAAGCCTGCCCCGGCCAGCAGGGCCACGCCGATGCAGACGACCATCGCGTACGTGACAAGGCCGAGCATCGGGTTGGGGAACCCGAAGGCCTCGGCCTGCTCGCTCTTCATGATGTTTCCGCAGGCGACAATGGGGTTGAGGCTGCAGCCCGGTTCGAAGTTCGGATCTTCGAGCAGTTTGATCTTGTCGATCGTGATGATCCACGAGGCCAGCAGTCCGGCCAGACCGCTGATCACCAGCAGCAGGGCGAACCCACGGCCGCTGCCTGTCGTGCCCTTCGGATCCTCTCCCGCACGGTCGGAGGAGACGTCGTCTACCGCTGCAGTCGTCATATCGCCGTTCCATCGCTCAGTGGCCTGCCGGGCAGGGCCATTCTGCCGCACTACCACCCGTGTCCACCGTTCGATGGACATAAGGAAGTACGTATGTCCGCGCAGGTTGACGGCCGGCCGGCAAGGGCCCGGTAGTCCAGTGGACGGCCGGGCCCTTGCACGCAGGTCGGGCCGGGTCAGCCGAGGCGGCGCCGGATCTCGTCCGTCACCTTGTCCAGGGCGACGGCCTCCTGCTCGCCGGACTCCATGTCCTTGAGCTGGACCACGCCCTCCGCCAGGTCCCGTTCACCCGCGACGATCGTGAACCGGGCGCCGCTGCGGTTGGCCGCCTTCATGGCCGCCTTGACGCCCTTCCCGCCGTACGCGAAGTCGGCGGCGACACCGGACTTGCGCAGCTCGGTGACCGTACCGAACAGCAGCCGGCGGGCCTCCTCGCCGAGCGGCACCGCGAAGACACTGGTCGTCGCGGGCAGTTCGAGCTCGATGCCCTCCGCCTCCAGCGCCAGGACCGTGCGGTCCACGCCGAGCGCCCAGCCGACCGACGGCAGCGAGGGGCCGCCGATCATCTCGGACAGGCCGTCGTAGCGGCCGCCGCCGCCCACCGCGGACTGCGAGCCGAGACCGTCGTGGACGAACTCGAAGGTGGTCCGCGTGTAGTAGTCGAGGCCGCGCACGAGCTTCTCGTCGTCCTCGTAGGAGACGCCCGCCGCGTTCAGAAGCTCGCGTACCTGCTCGTGGTACGTCTTGCACGCGTCGCACAGGTAGTCGCGCAGCATCGGAGCGCCCACGAGCTGCTTCTGGACCTCGGGACGCTTGTCGTCGAGTACGCGCAGCGGGTTGATCTCGCTCCGGCGGCGGGTGTCCTCGTCGAGGTCGAGCCCGCCGAGGAAGTCCTGCAGCGCGGCCCGGTAGACGGGACGGCACTCCTTGTCGCCGAGCGAGTTCAGCAGGATGCGGAACTGGGACAGGCCGAGCGAGCGGTACGCCTGGTCGGCGAGGATGATCAGCTCGGCGTCGAGCGCCGGGTCCTCGGTGCCGATCGCTTCGGCACCGACCTGCGAGAAGTGCCTGTAGCGGCCCTTCTGCGGGCGCTCGTAGCGGTAGTACGAGCCGGAGTACCAGAGCTTGACGGGCAGGTTGCCGGCCTTGTGCAGGTTGGCTTCCAGGGCCGCGCGGAGCACGGACGCGGTGCCCTCGGGGCGCAGGGCGAGCTGGTCGCCGCCCTTGGTGGTGAGGGTGTACATCTCCTTGGTCACGATGTCGGTGGACTCACCGACTCCGCGCGCGAAGAGCTCGACGTTCTCGAAACCCGGCGTCTCGATGTAGCCGTAGCCGGAGTTCTTCAGCGGTGCGGCGATGGCCTCGCGTACCGCCAGGAACGTCGCGGACACCGGCGGGATCAGGTCGTACGTGCCCTTGGGGGCCTTGAAGGTACTCACAGGAAAGTCTCGTCACATTCCTCGTCGGGGAGCGGCGGCCAGACCGTTCAGATACGGGTTGGTGGCGCGCTCGCGGCCGATGGTCGTCTGGGAGCCGTGGCCGGACAGCACCACGGTCGAGTCGTCGAGCGGCAGGCACACGCGGGCCAGCGACTCGAGCAGCTCGGCGTGGTCGCCGCCGGGCAGGTCGGTGCGTCCGACGGAGCCGGCGAACAGCAGGTCGCCCGAGAAGAAGACCGACGGGATGTCGGTCTGCTCGGGCAGCCTGAAGGTCACCGACCCCTTTGTATGGCCGGGCGCGTGCGAGACGGTGAAGTCGAGACCGGCCAGCTTCAGCTCCGCGCCGTCGGTCAGCTCCAGGACGTCGTCGGGCTCGCCCACGGTCAGCTCGCCCATCAGGGGCATGCCTATCGAACGGCCCAGGGCCTTTTCCGGGTCGCTCATCATGTACCGGTCGGCGGGGTGGATCCACGCCGGTACGTCGTGTGCTCCGCACACCGGGACGACCGAGGCGACGTGGTCGATGTGGCCGTGTGTGAGCACGACGGCGACGGGCTTGAGCCGATGCTTGGCGAGCGTTTCCTCGACTCCCGCGGCGGCCTGGTGGCCCGGGTCGATGATCACGCACTCCTCGCCTGCGGCGGGGGCGACCAGGTAACAGTTGGTCCCCCAGGCCCCGGCGGGGAACCCGGCAATAAGCACGATCGTCCTCAATATGTCGTCCGGCGGGAGGCTGCTGTGGTGATTTGCAACAGGTCAGAGCCTACCGGCGCCGCTCAGCCCACAGCGAACCCATATACGGTACGGGCAAGCTCGGCTCGGCCGGACCAGTGACAGACGAGACGTACGAGGAGAACACCGGTGGTCAGCAACGATCAGCGGCGGCGCCAGCTCGCCCGGGAAAAGTTCGAACGGCAGCAGCAGCGCCGCGCCGCGGCCCGGCGCAAGTCGCGCCGCCGCAACGCCGTGATCGCCTCGGCGCTCGCCGTTGTGCTCGCGGCGGGAGCGGCGGCGTTCGCCACCGGCGCTCTGAGCGGCAGCGACGACGGCAAGCAGAGCGTCGCCGACTCGACGCCCAGCAGCTCGCCGTCGAAGGCGCCCGACCCGTGCGAGAAGCCCGGCGCCGGTTCGGTCAAGAAGATGTCGTTCAAGAAGGAGCCGGCGCTCACCGTCGACAAGTCGGCGTCGTACGCAATGAAGTTGCAGACGACCTGTGGCGACATCACGCTCGCCCTGGATGCGGCGAAGGCTCCGCGCACGGTGAACTCCTTCAACTTCCTCGCCGGGAAGGGGTACTTCGACCACACCAAGTGCCACCGCCTGACGACGGCCGGCATCTACGTCCTGCAGTGCGGCGACCCGACCGCCCAGGGTTCCGGCACCCCCGGCTACAAGCTGCCGGACGAGAACCTGAAGGACCCGAAGCTCAAGGGCGCCGTCTACCCGGCGGGCACGGTCGCGATGGCGAACGCGGGCCCGGGCACCGGCGGCAGCCAGTTCTTCCTCGTCTATCAGGACAGCAAGTTGCCTCCCAACTACACACCGTTCGGAACCGTCAAGAGCGGTCAGGACGTGCTGAAGAAGATCGCTGACGCCGGTGAGGCGACCGGGCAGGGCGACGGGACGCCGAATGCCACGGTCGTCATCGACAAGGCGACGGTCACCAAGTAAATCCGGCAGGGCGGGATGCGGACAGCCGCCCTGCCGTTCGCCTATGTTGGCGGTGTGCGGGGCGCCTGTGGCTCCGCGAAGAAACTGTGGACGATGCCCGGGGGTCTCAGGCCCTTCGCAGGCATCATGTGGAGGAGGCGCTGTGAGCAGCGACCCGTGGGGCCGTGTCGACGAGACCGGCACCGTGTACGTGCGTACGGCCGATGGCGAGAAGGTCGTCGGATCCTGGCAGGCAGGCTCTCCCGAGGAGGCTCTGGCCTACTTCGAGCGCAAGTACGAGGGCCTGGTTGTCGAGATCGGCCTCCTCGAGCGGCGGGTGAAGACCACCGACCTGTCGGCCAAGGACGCCCAGACCGCGATCGACCACCTGCGCAAGCAGGTCGACGAGCACCATGCTGTCGGTGACCTCGACGCGCTGAGCAAGCGCCTCGACGCGCTGGTCGCGACGGTCGAGTCGCGCCGCGAGGAGCGCAAGGCCGAGAAGGCGAAGCAGACCGACGAGGCGAAGCACGCCAAGGAGAAGCTGGTCGCCGAGGCGGAGGAGCTGGCGCAGAGCGAGCAGTGGCGGGCCGCCGGTGAGCGGCTGCGGGCGCTCGTGGACATCTGGAAGGGCCTGCCGAGGCTCGACCGGAAGTCCGACGACGAGCTGTGGCACCGCTTCTCGCACGCCCGCTCGGCGTTCTCCAAGCGGCGCAAGGCGCACTTCGCGTCGCTGGACGCCCAGCGCGAGGAGGCCCGTAAGGCCAAGGAAAAGCTGGTGGCGGAGGCCGAAAGCCTTTCGGGCTCCACCGACTGGGCTACGACGG from Streptomyces spiramyceticus carries:
- the rpsD gene encoding 30S ribosomal protein S4, whose amino-acid sequence is MPNQSRPKVKKSRALGIALTPKAVKYFEARPYPPGEHGRGRKQNSDYKVRLLEKQRLRAQYDISEKQMARAYDRAKKAEGKTGEALVIELERRLDALILRSGIARTIYQARQMVVHGHIEVNGGKVDKPSFRVRPDDVVMVRERSREKHPFQVAREGGYDTEGETPRYLQVNLKALAFRLDRDPNRKEIPVICDEQLVVEYYAR
- a CDS encoding vitamin K epoxide reductase family protein codes for the protein MTTAAVDDVSSDRAGEDPKGTTGSGRGFALLLVISGLAGLLASWIITIDKIKLLEDPNFEPGCSLNPIVACGNIMKSEQAEAFGFPNPMLGLVTYAMVVCIGVALLAGAGFRRWFWLGLNAGTLFGVGFCTWLQYQSLYNIGSLCLWCCLAWVATIVMFCYVTTHNIKHRIIRAPEGLRSALVEFHWVPPVLWIGIIGMLILTRWWDFWTGQS
- a CDS encoding replication-associated recombination protein A, encoding MEPDLFTAAAEDRQLKDPSSSPLAVRMRPRTLDEVVGQQHLLKPGAPLRRLVGEGSGGPAGPSSVLLWGPPGIGKTTLAYVVSQATQKRFVELSAITAGVKEVRAVIDGARRASGGFGKETVLFLDEIHRFSKAQQDSLLPAVENRWVTLIAATTENPYFSIISPLLSRSLLLTLESLTDDDLRSLVHRALTEERGLGGAVTLADDAEAHLLRISGGDARRALTALEAAAGAAMAKGDKEVTLETVEETVDRAAVKYDRDGDQHYDVASALIKSIRGSDVDAALHYLARMIEAGEDPRFIARRLMISASEDIGLADPTVLPTAVAAAQAVAMIGFPEAALTLSHATIALALAPKSNAATNAIFAAQEDVRKGLAGPVPPHLRDGHYKGAAKLGHAQGYVYPHDVPGAIAAQQYAPDAVHGKTYYEPTRYGAEARYADVVDKVRGRLRGDGPSDARP
- a CDS encoding peptidylprolyl isomerase, producing the protein MVSNDQRRRQLAREKFERQQQRRAAARRKSRRRNAVIASALAVVLAAGAAAFATGALSGSDDGKQSVADSTPSSSPSKAPDPCEKPGAGSVKKMSFKKEPALTVDKSASYAMKLQTTCGDITLALDAAKAPRTVNSFNFLAGKGYFDHTKCHRLTTAGIYVLQCGDPTAQGSGTPGYKLPDENLKDPKLKGAVYPAGTVAMANAGPGTGGSQFFLVYQDSKLPPNYTPFGTVKSGQDVLKKIADAGEATGQGDGTPNATVVIDKATVTK
- a CDS encoding DUF2470 domain-containing protein is translated as MPSAAERTRTLVQSTCSAVVLLPGPAVARPEQLVPEERSVGPDGEVFLLFPADSPVVRAATHAQDDELAVTLEITDVAPVSVPNRIRGRAWVSGWLTCVRGVAEPGRMLVRLEVGEASVDDLWGTGSVEPEEFATAAADPIAEHEAELLQHLHSAHGDQVRQLCGLVGERAESGNGDGATEYSTVPVALDRFGLRVRFSSSDRHGFDGHSFDARFDFREPVRDIIGLRRAMHQLFEAAAH
- a CDS encoding MBL fold metallo-hydrolase, whose translation is MLIAGFPAGAWGTNCYLVAPAAGEECVIIDPGHQAAAGVEETLAKHRLKPVAVVLTHGHIDHVASVVPVCGAHDVPAWIHPADRYMMSDPEKALGRSIGMPLMGELTVGEPDDVLELTDGAELKLAGLDFTVSHAPGHTKGSVTFRLPEQTDIPSVFFSGDLLFAGSVGRTDLPGGDHAELLESLARVCLPLDDSTVVLSGHGSQTTIGRERATNPYLNGLAAAPRRGM
- the hisS gene encoding histidine--tRNA ligase, translating into MSTFKAPKGTYDLIPPVSATFLAVREAIAAPLKNSGYGYIETPGFENVELFARGVGESTDIVTKEMYTLTTKGGDQLALRPEGTASVLRAALEANLHKAGNLPVKLWYSGSYYRYERPQKGRYRHFSQVGAEAIGTEDPALDAELIILADQAYRSLGLSQFRILLNSLGDKECRPVYRAALQDFLGGLDLDEDTRRRSEINPLRVLDDKRPEVQKQLVGAPMLRDYLCDACKTYHEQVRELLNAAGVSYEDDEKLVRGLDYYTRTTFEFVHDGLGSQSAVGGGGRYDGLSEMIGGPSLPSVGWALGVDRTVLALEAEGIELELPATTSVFAVPLGEEARRLLFGTVTELRKSGVAADFAYGGKGVKAAMKAANRSGARFTIVAGERDLAEGVVQLKDMESGEQEAVALDKVTDEIRRRLG
- a CDS encoding IS110 family transposase, with translation MIDTSDIGAFLGLDVGKGEHHATALTPAGKKAFDKRLPNSEPKLREVFAKLIAKHGTVLVVVDQPASIGALPLAVARDAGCQVAYLPGLTMRRIADLYPGEAKTDARDAFIIADAARAMPHTLRSIELADETVAELEMIVGFDDDLAGEVTRVANRLRGLLTQIHPHLERVVGPRIQHPAVLMLLERFGSPAQIRKAGRRRLVNLIRPKAPRMAERLVEDVFTALDEQTVVVPGTDAAALIVPSLAGSLTAVLDQRKLLATRIEELLANHPLSKVLTSMPGIGVRTGARILIDVGDGSSFPSAAHLASYAGLAPATRSSGSSIRGEQPSRRGNKQLKRAFFLSAFAALADPASRTYYDKKIKQGKHHTQAILCLARRRADVLFAMLRDGTFYETRSAKAT
- a CDS encoding DUF349 domain-containing protein codes for the protein MSSDPWGRVDETGTVYVRTADGEKVVGSWQAGSPEEALAYFERKYEGLVVEIGLLERRVKTTDLSAKDAQTAIDHLRKQVDEHHAVGDLDALSKRLDALVATVESRREERKAEKAKQTDEAKHAKEKLVAEAEELAQSEQWRAAGERLRALVDIWKGLPRLDRKSDDELWHRFSHARSAFSKRRKAHFASLDAQREEARKAKEKLVAEAESLSGSTDWATTAARYRDLMTEWKAAGRAQRDAEDDLWNRFRGAQDVFFAARSEVFAERDAEQSENLKLKEELATEAEKLVPVKDLKAARAAFRSLNERWEAIGHVPRDARPKVEGRMHAVERALQETEENEWRRTNPEARARAAGLTGQLQDAVDKLRTQIDAARAAGNNAKADKLARELEGRQALLDQALKGLEEFGG